A genomic window from Vanessa tameamea isolate UH-Manoa-2023 chromosome 7, ilVanTame1 primary haplotype, whole genome shotgun sequence includes:
- the Dctn6-p27 gene encoding dynactin subunit 6 — protein MSQNIKILPGATVCEDCTLEGDITIGGGTVIHPRVTIIADGGPIIIAEYCIIEEYSTIIHKKSDKQENPPKPLFIGAHNVFEVGCRLESSFGHIGESNVFECRSFVGVNVKIGSGCVIGAACNLTVTQTLADNTVIWGSEHHNREALEKQPSQLLQLDFLSKVMPNYHRLRKPNVHKRLPSRQSQEISK, from the exons ATGTCGCAAAA tattaaaattttacctgGTGCAACTGTGTGTGAGGATTGTACATTAGAAGGGGATATAACAATTGGTGGAGGGACAGTCATTCACCCAAGAGTTACTATCATTGCTGATGGCGGCCCAATTATTATAGCTGAATATTGTATTATCGAAGAATATTCCACAATTATACATAA GAAAAGTGACAAACAAGAGAATCCACCAAAACCACTGTTTATAGGTGCTCATAATGTTTTTGAAGTGGGATGTCGGTTAGAGTCTTCATTTGGCCATATTGGAGAGAGTAATGTGTTTGAATGCAGATCATTTGttggtgttaatgtaaaaattggTAGTGGATGTGTTATTG gtGCAGCTTGTAATTTAACTGTAACACAAACATTAGCAGATAACACAGTTATATGGGGGTCAGAACATCATAACAGAGAAGCTCTAGAAAAGCAACCTTCCCAGCTATTACAATTGGACTTTCTCAGCAAAGTAATGCCAAATTATCACAGGCTAAGGAAACCAAATGTACATAAACGTTTGCCTTCCAGACAATCACaagaaatttcaaaataa
- the LOC113401305 gene encoding ATP-dependent DNA helicase DDX11 yields the protein MSEIMNPSFSFPFQPYEIQKKFMNELYLTIENRKCGIFESPTGTGKSLSICCGALQWLKDSNKKILEDLTKEISQIKLELLSKADTDDWLQEEYNKIKKNQILINLQMKFNSITQKAKEFDELKKKTMKQNISVNKNDHFIKKRDKDNETNNDHISEEKESIDDQDLIIEESENREDDSDNEEINLGANEENNTKIYISSRTHSQLSQFVGEIKRTIFKYNTRVITLASRQHYCINSDVNKLKNGNLINERCLDMQKSKTKSTSIAEEGKVLKKTKTKSCSACPYYNQNNIAKLKDQLLVEIMDMEDIIKCGKQLKACPYYASRMALDESEVVLISHAGIVSSGARSGISLKLKDNVLILDEAHGLTAALENAHSAPVSFKQLGSIKTFLEFYINKYRTRFSSKSLLQLNQVSFIVGKLLGLIKPKSTNDKKQQATIYTLEDFVIKSEIDHMNIRPLVEFCRNTRLAPKLHGFSIRYSQQGLMEENKKEPINKKANFKEFLSNISKKKDEHEQLVNAPKLDIKSNNQMPVLLTEISAGSGLYAVLDFLERLCDRSENGRVLAHVGETGHLKYLLLNPAEHFEQVVSQCRSVILAGGTMEPVNEFQALLTNNQLSTECVNIVKCEHVVAPENVLGVCLSKGPSNVSLNFLYENRTSKDLLNEVGRILRNVCSIVPDGVVCFLPSYSYEQLLYDHLNCSKVIEIISKKKKIFREPKSASEVDEVLQKYAAAINGKDTGTGTQNGALLFSVVGGKLSEGLNFSDNLGRCVMVIGMPYPNVKSPELQEKMSYMNKRNLGAGSIYYENLCMKAVNQCIGRAVRHANDFACVLLVDERYSRPQTISALPSFVQKSLISNCTFGQTMGCVAKFFARQREKNIKV from the exons ATGAGTGAAATTATGAATCCCTCATTTTCATTTCCATTTCAACCGTATGAAATCCAAAAAAAGTTTATGAACGAACTCTatttaacaattgaaaataGAAAATGTGGTATATTTGAAAGTCCCACTGGAACC GGTAAATCATTAAGCATTTGTTGTGGCGCCCTGCAGTGGCTAAAAGACAGCAACAAGAAAATTTTAGAGGATCTAACAAAGGAAATAAGTCAAATTAAACTTGAACTTTTAAGCAAAGcag ATACTGATGATTGGCTCCAAGaagagtataataaaataaaaaagaaccaaattttaataaacttgcAAATGAAATTCAATAGTATAACACAGAAAGCAAAAGAgtttgatgaattaaaaaagaaaactatgaaacaaaacattagtgttaataaaaatgatcattttattaaaaaaagagataaagataatgaaacaaataatgatCACATATCAGAAGAAAAAGAAAGTATTGATGATCAAGATCTTATTATAGAGGAAAGTGAAAATAGGGAAGATGATTCTGACaatgaagaaataaatttagGTGCGAATGAAGAAAATAACACAAAG ATTTATATAAGCAGTAGAACTCATAGCCAACTGTCACAGTTTGTAGGTGAAATCAAAAggacgatttttaaatataacactagAGTAATCACTCTTGCATCGAGACAGCATTACTGCATAAACTctgatgttaataaattaaaaaatggtaaTCTTATTAATGAAAG atgCCTTGATATGCAGAAATCTAAAACAAAGTCCACTTCCATTGCTGAAGAGGGTAAAGTGTTAAAGAAAACAAAGACAAAATCTTGTTCAGCATGTCCATACTATAATCAGAACAATATAGCTAAGTTAAAAGATCAATTACTAGTTGAAATAATGGATATGGAAGACATAATAAAGTGTGGAAAACAATTGAAAGCATGTCCATACTATGCGTCCAGGATGGCTTTGGATGAATCAGAG GTAGTTTTAATAAGCCATGCCGGTATAGTAAGCAGTGGAGCGAGATCAGGGATATCTTTAAAATTGAAAGATAATGTTTTAATCTTAGATGAAGCTCATGGTCTGACTGCAGCTTTAGAAAATGCTCATTCGGCTCCAGTGTCTTTTAAACAATTAGGATCTATAAAGACATTTTTGGAATTCTACATTAACAAATACAGAACTCGTTTTAGTAGCAAGAGTCTTTTACAGTTGAATCAAGTTAGTTTTATAGTTGGAAAGTTATTag GTCTCATAAAACCAAAATCGACAAATGATAAGAAGCAACAGGCAACAATATACACACTAGaggattttgttataaaatctgAAATAGATCATATGAACATACGTCCCCTAGTGGAATTCTGTAGAAATACGAGACTGGCCCCAAAATTACATGGCTTTTCGATAAGATATAGTCAGCAAGGACTCATggaggaaaataaaaaagaaccaATCAACAAAAAGGCTAATTTTAAGGAATTTCTTAGTAACATATCAAAGAAGAAAGATGAACATGAGCAACTTGTAAATGCACCAAAATTagacataaaatcaaataatcag ATGCCTGTATTATTAACGGAAATATCAGCTGGTAGTGGGTTATATGCAGTTCTGGATTTTTTGGAGAGGTTGTGCGATCGAAGCGAAAATGGGAGAGTTTTAGCACATGTTGGGGAAACTGGACACCTCAAGTATCTCCTTTTGAACCCAGCAGAACATTTTGAGCAAGTTGTCAGTCAGTGTCGATCT gtCATTCTAGCAGGAGGTACAATGGAACCGGTGAACGAGTTTCAAGCCTTGCTAACAAATAACCAATTAAGCACAGAATGTGTTAATATAGTAAAATGTGAACATGTTGTGGCGCCAGAGAATGTGTTGGGTGTTTGTCTATCAAAAGGTCCCTCTAACGTcagtttgaattttttatatgaaaaccgAACTTCTAAAGACTTG ttgaatGAAGTTGGTCGCATACTAAGAAACGTTTGTAGTATAGTACCCGACGGTGTCGTATGTTTTCTTCCATCATACTCATACGAACAGTTGTTATACGATCATCTGAATTGCAGTAaagttattgaaattataagtaAGAAGAAAAAGATATTCCGAGAACCTAAATCAGCATCGGAAGTTGATGAG GTTTTACAAAAGTATGCCGCGGCCATAAATGGTAAAGATACAGGGACAGGAACTCAGAATGGTGCTCTCTTATTTAGTGTAGTTGGTGGAAAATTAAGTGAAGGTCTGAATTTCAG CGATAATTTAGGTCGGTGTGTTATGGTAATCGGCATGCCTTATCCAAACGTAAAATCCCCAGAACTACAAGAAAAGATGAGTTATATGAACAAAAGAAATCTTGGTGCGGGAagcatttattatgaaaatttgtgTATGAAAGCTGTCAATCAGTGTATtg GTAGAGCTGTGAGGCACGCTAATGATTTTGCTTGTGTATTGCTAGTAGATGAAAGATATTCTAGACCTCAAACCATTTCAGCATTACCTTCATTTGTAcag aaaTCTCTAATATCAAACTGTACATTTGGACAAACAATGGGATGTGTGGCTAAGTTTTTTGCAAgacaaagagaaaaaaatattaaagtctaa